One genomic region from Bacillus solimangrovi encodes:
- a CDS encoding EcsC family protein, producing MDQYEKEAYIEMKQWEERILKRSSMIQRLSKQTQIRVNSLIPEKAHEIVTESIKKMVEGILTGSNMMTKDVPVQVQSLREQEELIGKKLASYKKTAAIEGAGTGVGGILLGMADFPLLLSIKMKFLFEIATIYGFDVRKYEERIYMLYVFQLAFSSREHRKNALKIMKDWSKEKEVVKDIEWRAFQQEYRDYIDLAKFFQLLPGVGAAVGAVANYRLLDHLGEVAINAYRIRIFTSDKTR from the coding sequence ATGGATCAATATGAGAAAGAAGCCTATATTGAAATGAAACAATGGGAAGAACGAATATTGAAGCGTTCATCAATGATACAAAGACTTTCAAAACAGACACAAATAAGAGTGAACAGCTTAATCCCAGAGAAGGCTCATGAAATTGTTACTGAAAGCATTAAGAAAATGGTAGAAGGCATATTAACAGGGTCTAATATGATGACAAAAGACGTTCCTGTTCAAGTACAGAGTTTACGTGAACAGGAAGAATTGATCGGGAAGAAGTTAGCATCATATAAAAAAACAGCTGCCATAGAAGGAGCAGGTACAGGTGTAGGTGGTATTCTACTTGGAATGGCTGATTTTCCATTGTTACTTTCTATTAAGATGAAGTTCCTGTTTGAGATAGCAACTATTTATGGATTTGATGTACGAAAGTACGAAGAACGTATTTACATGTTATATGTTTTTCAGCTCGCATTTTCATCTAGAGAGCATCGTAAGAATGCATTAAAGATAATGAAAGACTGGTCTAAAGAGAAAGAAGTAGTAAAAGATATTGAGTGGAGAGCATTCCAACAAGAATATAGAGATTATATTGATTTAGCAAAGTTCTTTCAACTATTACCTGGGGTCGGTGCAGCAGTGGGTGCAGTCGCAAACTATCGTCTTCTTGATCATCTGGGTGAAGTTGCAATTAATGCGTATCGAATTAGAATATTTACAAGTGATAAAACAAGGTAA
- a CDS encoding M20 family metallopeptidase: MLQTLFQRLEDQFEDMIRVRRYLHMHPEVSFKEEKTAKYIANFYTNLDMKVRTNVGGNGIVSTLIGGKPGKTIALRADFDALPIQDEKDVAYKSTVPGVMHACGHDGHTSMLLHLAKALHSMRDKLYGTYVFIHQHAEEYAPGGAKPMIEDGCLNDVDMIFGTHFWVTEPLGTIGYRTGPIMAAADRFKIEIQGKGGHGAQPHHTKDAVVTASQLVCNLQQIVSRRVNPLDSAVLSIGNFEARNEFNIIADTATLSGTVRTFKEDVRNLVELEMARIIKGTCLSAGITYNFQYDRGYPPVVNHELETTFLTTIASDIPDVSSVNEIEPQMAGEDFAYYLQHVPGTFFFTGAAIGDPNNMFPHHHPKFDFDERAMFIAAQTLGAAALKAQTR, encoded by the coding sequence ATTTTACAGACCCTATTTCAAAGATTAGAAGATCAATTTGAAGATATGATTCGTGTACGAAGATACCTTCACATGCACCCTGAAGTATCTTTCAAAGAGGAAAAGACCGCTAAATACATCGCCAACTTTTATACTAACTTAGATATGAAAGTAAGAACAAATGTCGGTGGAAATGGTATTGTATCTACATTAATTGGAGGAAAGCCAGGCAAAACGATCGCATTACGTGCTGATTTTGATGCTTTACCGATTCAAGATGAAAAAGATGTCGCCTATAAATCAACTGTTCCAGGTGTCATGCACGCGTGTGGACATGATGGTCATACGTCAATGTTACTTCACCTAGCAAAAGCCCTTCACTCGATGCGTGATAAACTATATGGCACATACGTATTTATTCACCAACATGCTGAGGAATATGCTCCAGGTGGCGCTAAACCTATGATTGAAGACGGCTGCTTAAATGACGTTGATATGATTTTTGGAACGCACTTTTGGGTAACTGAACCTCTTGGAACCATTGGTTACCGTACAGGGCCAATTATGGCGGCAGCTGACCGATTTAAAATTGAGATTCAAGGAAAAGGTGGACATGGTGCTCAACCTCACCATACAAAAGATGCAGTTGTAACAGCATCTCAACTCGTATGTAACCTTCAACAAATTGTGAGCCGTAGAGTTAATCCACTTGATTCTGCTGTCCTTTCTATAGGAAACTTTGAAGCGAGAAATGAATTTAATATCATAGCTGATACAGCAACCCTCTCAGGAACAGTTCGTACATTTAAAGAAGACGTACGCAATCTTGTCGAATTAGAGATGGCAAGAATTATTAAAGGAACTTGTTTGTCAGCAGGAATTACTTACAATTTTCAATACGATAGAGGATACCCACCAGTCGTAAATCATGAATTAGAGACAACCTTCCTTACTACTATCGCTAGTGATATACCTGATGTTTCATCAGTAAATGAAATCGAACCACAAATGGCTGGTGAAGATTTTGCTTACTACTTACAGCACGTACCAGGTACTTTTTTCTTTACTGGAGCAGCAATCGGTGATCCTAACAACATGTTCCCACACCATCATCCAAAGTTTGACTTTGATGAAAGAGCAATGTTCATTGCAGCTCAAACATTAGGCGCTGCAGCACTTAAGGCACAAACAAGGTAA